A single window of Deltaproteobacteria bacterium DNA harbors:
- a CDS encoding phosphatidate cytidylyltransferase, with protein sequence MTAPHLKRIVTSVLLLPVLGWAIYQGDPILSIVISVVAVLGLLEFYAMFWPGRDRLPWKTGGIILTLGMVWAPLTWSGSAVVGLALLAAALAFLFTHDQNKRPDAFPTSQILLFGLLYLPFVLRFARLLSAPEIILVLLCTFATDTGAYYAGSHIGGPKIWPSISPKKTWAGSLGGLVACVAASVGTGLMIGNAGILSFALLGVGLNVAAQLGDFFESALKRWRGVKDSGKVLPGHGGILDRIDSLLFVLPLYCGIAAIHPFFA encoded by the coding sequence ATGACGGCGCCGCATCTCAAACGCATCGTGACCTCTGTTCTGCTCCTGCCCGTGCTGGGCTGGGCCATCTACCAAGGTGACCCGATTTTGAGCATTGTCATTTCCGTCGTGGCCGTTCTTGGGCTTTTGGAATTCTATGCGATGTTCTGGCCGGGCCGGGATCGACTGCCGTGGAAAACCGGCGGGATCATCCTGACCCTGGGCATGGTCTGGGCCCCCTTGACCTGGTCGGGAAGCGCCGTGGTCGGCCTCGCCCTGTTGGCCGCCGCCTTGGCCTTTCTGTTCACCCACGACCAAAACAAGCGTCCGGATGCCTTTCCCACCAGCCAGATTCTGCTGTTCGGACTTCTGTATCTCCCTTTTGTCCTGCGTTTCGCGCGTCTTTTGAGCGCTCCGGAAATCATCCTGGTCCTCCTGTGCACATTCGCCACGGACACGGGCGCCTATTATGCGGGCAGCCACATCGGCGGACCAAAAATCTGGCCATCGATCAGCCCCAAGAAAACCTGGGCCGGCAGTCTGGGTGGCCTGGTGGCCTGCGTGGCGGCAAGTGTCGGCACCGGGCTGATGATCGGAAACGCCGGAATCCTCTCCTTTGCCCTCCTCGGCGTGGGCCTGAACGTGGCCGCGCAGTTGGGCGACTTTTTTGAGTCCGCCCTGAAACGCTGGCGTGGCGTCAAGGACTCGGGCAAGGTTCTGCCCGGCCACGGCGGCATCCTGGACCGCATCGACAGCCTGCTGTTCGTGCTCCCGCTGTACTGCGGAATCGCCGCCATCCACCCGTTTTTCGCCTGA
- a CDS encoding isoprenyl transferase, producing MSVPTHLAIIMDGNGRWAKARGLSRSAGHKAGTETAREIVRECRILGIPFLTLYTFSKENWSRPKQEVGFLFDLLREFLSAELPALLEQSIRLNVLGEIDELPLATRQVLRHAESRTGGCTGMTLNLALNYSGRHEILRACQALVRAGIKAEDITEDLIAAHLYTAGMPDPDLILRTSGEQRLSNYLLFQSAYSELYFTDVAWPDFHVPELHAALDAYRRRQRRFGTTGEASA from the coding sequence ATGTCTGTTCCCACCCATCTCGCGATCATCATGGACGGCAATGGCCGCTGGGCCAAGGCCAGGGGGCTTTCGCGCAGTGCCGGGCATAAGGCCGGGACGGAAACCGCGCGCGAAATCGTCAGGGAATGCCGCATTCTCGGCATTCCCTTTCTGACGCTCTATACCTTCTCCAAGGAAAACTGGTCCCGCCCCAAGCAGGAGGTCGGCTTCCTGTTCGACCTGCTCCGGGAATTTCTGAGCGCCGAATTGCCCGCCCTGCTGGAACAGTCCATCCGGCTGAACGTGCTCGGCGAAATCGACGAATTGCCCCTGGCCACGCGGCAAGTACTCCGCCACGCGGAGTCCAGGACCGGAGGCTGCACGGGCATGACGCTCAATCTGGCCCTCAACTATTCCGGTCGCCATGAAATTCTGCGCGCCTGCCAGGCCCTGGTTCGCGCCGGGATCAAGGCCGAGGACATCACCGAGGACCTGATCGCCGCCCATCTTTATACCGCCGGCATGCCCGATCCGGATCTCATCCTGCGCACTAGCGGCGAGCAACGATTGAGCAACTACCTGCTCTTCCAAAGTGCCTACAGCGAACTCTATTTCACCGACGTGGCCTGGCCCGATTTCCATGTCCCGGAACTGCACGCGGCCCTGGACGCATACAGACGCCGTCAACGCCGCTTCGGCACGACCGGCGAGGCATCCGCATGA